From Solanum lycopersicum chromosome 4, SLM_r2.1:
ACTGAAATACCGAAaaacttcattatttttcatgtaaaaaagcttctatttctatttatttcttcattaattcaatcaaaatatctATTAAAATAATCATTCGACATTTCTTAGTTCAAAGGGATATTGGTGcttttttagtaatggtagcttTAGTCTGAATATGTAtttatcttaagaaatttatcaaatatgttatatatacaaattattcaTTTAGTATCCGGTAATTTAAAAGAGTCGGAATATTAAACCacaaatttcaaattctaaCTCGTCTTTCCTAATTCAggttaaaaaatattagtatattaTGTAACTTGTACCATCACGAATACATACAAGTAGGCCAAAAGGCGATACGAATAATGTAGTATCAAAAGGAACAATCTTAACAAAGAAAAAGTGGAGTGGGATCTACATTGCAggaatttctcaaaaaattttgTCACACCCATGTCGTAGCTTCTCAAAATTGCTCTACTTAATTTTGGACAATCTGACACATACCTAATAACATTTTTAGAGGGTTCGAGCAACATAGGCCGAAACAACTAGCTATTCATATGATAAATCTTGTTTGAATCATATTTAAGAGATTGAAATTTGGTGTTGAGAAAAGCCTGAGCCATCCTATTACCAAGTTGGATTTGGCCTTGAGTTGTGAGATGAAGCCCATCTGATTCAACTGGTAGATCATTAGCATCCACTTTTATTACATTTGGAAGATCAATATCCATCTGTGCTTGTCTCACTAcatttacaaatttaaattttctatcaAATGGTTCTTTTGGATAACGTAGAACAACCTGTAAAATAGAATAGTTTAGTTTACTTttctacaaaataaaaataaaaattcactaAACAACCTATTATAaccaattgaaaaaaataaattcaacatGTTATTGCATATAGgtttaagaaaattgaaaaggaaTTCTAGTTGTTTCAATTGAGTTTTAAGTTATGTATGTTaacaatatatgttttttttaccACATCCGGTGAAATTGACCTACAACGATATGTAACTCTTCATATCAAGACTTTTCATATGATAACATATAACACCGCCAATATACCTAAATTAAATTCGTGGTAACTAAGGATTATCATCTTATATAAATTACATGaggatttttctaaaaaattacatgaaaataagttttctttaaattttcatactaaatTCCAAGAAAATCCAATGTAGTTCACAGTTTTTTTGTTAGTGTGCGAAAATCACTTGAAAGTGAATATGAAAGAGAATATTAGTACACTAAAATTTCCAAATTAGATCTTATACCATCACTAAAGCTAAGAATTTGTTCAAAAGCATGTATAGGctcaatttttcaagaaaagttgCAACTTGCAAGCATAATAATAGAATGAAACCTAACTATACTAcacaaataaaaggaattagTTATGAAATTGATCGCTAAAATAGCCAGTATCTAACATGATTTTTTGAATAGACTTCACAAATTTGTCGTTAAGTATGATTAGTTGAGGTTTAGTTGTTGTTTAGCGACAGAAGTTGTTATGAAGAAGAATAGTAAAAGAAGTATATATTGTTTACCACAATAACAGGAAGCAGAGGAGATTTCAAGTCATCGCGTAAATCTTGAATGAACTTCATCACTTTGGCTTTATAATATCTTGCTGTATACTTGTCCTTTGTATCACTTTCACCATGAAACCACAATAACCCTCTAATTGTTCCTCCATGTTTAAGAGAAAACTTAGCTCTACTTATCAATTGATCATAAGGCATATTTCCACGAATCCAAGTATGTATTCCAGTACCTGATTTAGAACACGGTACTAAACCAATAACTCCAAAATTTGGATCTTGTTTAAGAATTGCATTAGCAAATGCCATTCCAGGACCAACTCCACAATTATGAAGACAATCAACCGCGTAATTAAGAGGTTCATGTGCAATTTCCCACTTGGTAGTTACACTTAATCGAAGAATATTGTTTGAATTAGGTTGACATTCGCGAGGTATTACACCATCCCATGTAAAATTGTGTACACCTCCTTGCCCTGCCATGTTGCTTTGTCCTGCtaatatgaatatttgtttGTTCAATTTGTTTGTGCTTCGAGTTGTGATTAGTAGATGATGTTGATAGTTATGGTTTGTGATCCACCTTAAGTAAAAcagaagaaaaacaaacatcAACATTAACAGTATCTCTTCACATGCATATTGTAACTTCTTGCTGAGATTGAATAATATCGTTTTCATCTTCACCTTCATTTTCGATATTGTATCACCTAGAGTTGTACTTGTTCAATTGTTCTTGTGGTGGAAGAAGCAAGAATTAGAAAATccataattaaagaaaaaaaattactagcAAAATGCTAAATATGTGGTTTGGCTATAATTggaacttttattttttggatggAATAATCTGATGAATATGCATTAACATATATAGGCTTCATGCTCAGAGGATAAATTATTGGAATTAGTGCATGAACCATAAATTTACCAAATAAAGAGGATACTTGCACCTAGTTCACCTGAAATTCAGTActtttgatatgaaaaataactTAGTTGATCTGAACCTAgtattttgaaaatatgatCATCCATGTTTATGTATACATAATCtcttttttattcaatatttactCTATTTATGTGTCATCACCCCACAATTGAAACGTTTGTTTTATCCAAGAACAACAGTTACTACAACcggtaaaatgaaaaataatatatttaattactaaaatgacaaataatttaTGATAGCTTATATAATAGCAAAGAGAGTTTATCAATAGTCTTTGATATTATTAGTGAAATGAAAGTAGAAGCATCACATGGAATAATAAACTGCATTGTGAAAGTAGCAGATAGTCATCcctgatgaagaaataaaggaaatatttacataaatcaGAAACAGCAGAACAATGAAATCTTGTTTCAATATTGTTCTAGTGCATTGTGTGACAAGCACTAAAGAAGCACTATACAGAAATCAGCAGCAACTCTGTTATCCTCTGCTTTTGGAATCACCTATAACTATAAACTTTCAGCTGGAAATGAGGTTTTGCAAATTCACTGCGAATTTGCGCATTCCCATTGGAGACACTTCAAGAGATAGTGTTTTTCATTCCCTGATTGCTGAAGGATCCAATAGGTTTGGCAAGAATGTGTGACATTGCTTTGACTGAAAGAGGGTTATTCTCGCTCTGTAGAGACAAAAACACAATCGCGTTAATAAAGGAAATGATTATATTGTGTGCGTCATACAATTACAAAGTAGGGATGGATCACTTACGATTGAGCAGGTGCCGGCTTTAACATTGCAGACAGGATAATCATGTGGGCAGCAACTGTTATGGTCTTTACAGCAAGTAGCTCCTTCCATAGGGCAGCAACCCCAAGCAAAGCACATGTGATAGTACTCGTAGACACAGCAACACGTTGTTCCTGATGGGCAACTGTACATATCATCACAAGTAGTAGGTGGCTTGACTGGCGATGGAGGAGATGGAGCTGGTTTCGGGGGATTTTGGCCTGTCTTGACAGGGTAAGAAACAACTGTAGCAATACCACACAAACCCTTTGGGTTAGCAATGTTACGCTGCATCCTGAGGTAGCCGTGTTCTCCCCAGGAAGCACCCCATGAGTTCCTCACAATCCAATAATCCATGCCATTTTCGCTACCATATCCCACTGCAACCACACCATGGTCCACTGCTGCGCCACACTTCCCAGTAAAGATGCCCTGGAGCATAGACGAGTTCAAGATTTAAATTTAACATGTATATAACATTCTTAACCCTTCTTTTGAAATTATGGAAATATTTGTGCTTTTCACTTAAATGTTTTGTGCCTAAAATATTACGGAACAATTGATCATGTCCATCTAAATCTACCTCTGAGGCATGAGAATATGATCATACGATgtaaattcaatacaaaaaatcGTGTTGGTTAGGTACGTAATTAGATTATTGATTGAAACAAGAACACTACCTAATTCAATCAAAAGACATCTTTATTAACGACTAGGCCAGTCTGAAGTAAAGATTATTTACCGATTTATAGTGCTGGAAGTCTTTGCCACCAGCTTCAATAGCAACGCTAACAGGCTGACTTGCAATAGCCTTTTTCATTGCGTTTTCATCATTAGCAGGAACATCTTCATACCCGTCAATGGTGACAACCTTGGCATTTTTCTGCAATTGTTTCAAACAAGATCTTTAATTGTGATAACTTGAAAGTATATTAGTTTCATTTCCATAAGTCCTTCAAGACTAAGAACGCGGTACTAACCCTTGTTAGGTCACATCTTCCATCCTCGCCAGTATATGGGTAATCTTCCTCAGTGTCTAGTCCTCCATTTTTGATAACGAATTCAAAAGCATAGTCCATGAGACCACCGTCACAACCATTGTTAGAAGAAGTATCACAATCTACTAGCTCCTGCTCGGATAAAGAGATCGAGTCTCCAGTCTTTATTTTGTTTACTGCTTCAATGGCAGCAACTGCTGAGAAAGCCCAGCAACTCCCTGTTTCATTTTCCAAACGTCTAAATTAAAATCCTTCTTCTACCAACATAATATAACACACAGCTAAATTCTAGGACAATGACGTCTACTATACTTActgatttttataatataaatatagagtTTAAAATAAAGCAATTGAGTTTGGACAAATCCAATAGACTGACTTAGATACGAAGagaatttgtttatttattttaaaatttaaataaagatagtcttaaatttaaaatattggaAATCAAAGCCAGCAAAGTAGCATCGATAAAACGGAAATATTTACTTAGAATATTTCCAATTGGGTTAAACAAATATATCCAACCCCATATGATTTTGTCTCCTCCCCAACCGATAGTGTAATTGAGAATGCTAACTAATCTTATACTACTATTTAAGAATAACAAATGGAATTATTAGGTATGATAGAGTTGAGAATATTAATTATTGAACCattaactttaattaaaaaaacaattttctaACAAATACAAATTGCTTTTTATAAATACCCCTTGATAATTGCACATTCGAACATCACTTTTTACATTACAAATTAGTCACGGATGAATAATAACATAGGCTTTTTCTATTCATATGATTCATGTTGCACGTTTTGCTGTTTGTAGTTATCACGTTTGACCAGTTGTTGTTCATAAATAATGACGGtgaaaagaaatttaaacatcattttcattttgtagttaattatatgttaaagtttctagagaaatttatttttacagataaaaatctaaaataaagtATAATACTCGTTATGAGATTATTCTCTTTCTATTCGAAtggtaaaaatatttcaattttgacCAAATTGTTGTTacatttcaaattttatgaacattttttatctaaaattattaaatagtgtacaaataaaatattcattccaaattttaatatcatattaaacaatttcgattaaatttcaaatatatttctaattcttttccCTGATAACTAATAAAGGATCAAAATTCGGATCAGGTGTCAAATATATAAGCtgacttaaatatttaaaatagatAGACTTAGTAAAGCATCAGTCCAAAAGTTATTTGAATTGAACTAGCATAACTCAAGAtgtattatttgattatttaaatggATTAATGTTTTCTCTTAGCAAATCAATATTCACTAATTTGGAACTGGGTTAAATTTTTATCACATATCAACCCATCTAAAAATTGGATGAATCAAAACAACAAAGTAATATGGATCCTACATTTTCATAAGCTCATTTCATTATTCTGTACTTTACTCTTGTTTGAAATTTATATAGTAGCACATGAAGTATATCAgattcatataaataaataaattaataaaaaaacactATCAACTATAATCAACAAAAGTCATAATGCTTTTCCGAAaacaaataaagtaataaaaagtGAAACAAAAACAAGTAAGAGGTACACATACCACATTGTCCTTGATCCTTAACACCAACAAGCACACCTTTCTTCACCCAATCAACAGATTCCGGCAACCTATCTCCGACCTTCGGAGCATACCGATCACTTTGTCTACTCGACAACCTGCGACTAGCATCCGGCTTCGTACCCAAATAAACCGACCTATACTCCTCGTTGGTCAGATCAGCAAACTTAGTCAAACCGAGCTTATAACTTTTCTCCGGCATAGCGTTATGTTCATCGATGTATTTAAGGTTGTCCTTAAAGATCTGGAACCGTTTATCTTTTTCTCCCAAAGCGTTGTACACTTTTTTGTGTTCAACTAACCACGATTCGTACATAGACATGACCTCGTCATCGGTCCGACCGGCGCCGATCGTGTGATGTTTTTCGTTGTAGCTTATAATCGACATGTCCTCTGCCGCCGCCGATGTTACGGCGGCGGAGGACACGACCATTACGAGGATCGAGATTGTTAGAGCGGAGAGATGAATCGCCATGTTTGATTGTTTTAGTTGAGGTATGGAAAAAGAAGATGGGAAGTAGTGGAGAAACAACTGTACTATAAAGGCAGGGAAAAGGGTATTTTCGACAATTGGTATCTAAAAAGtggaatattttatttattttttaaaataaaggtaTTTGAATATGTACGTATTTCTTGGAGGAGAAGATCGAGTAGGATTGTAGTTGGAAAGGTAATTAGCATTTTTAGTCCTTCAAGTATccataaattatgattttgattgTTTGTAAATTTTACTTGAGCACATTTCATCTTTAAGTAATTGCTATTCTCTTCTAATggttaaattcataaatatagagTAATAAAACATCGTTTTTATTTAATGTCGAGAGTAATTTGATTTAGATTTAAATTAGATAAATTCTGACATTATGGTTAATGgttaaatgagtttaattaTCTTTAATGCAAAATAAGTAGACCACTAAAGATTATCTGGCATGCAAGTAAGGGCAGACTCACGTGGTGTCTGCTGGGTTCTCGAGCATTCATTAactttgttataaaatatatatatatttgtgtagaAATCGAtagatatttgtataaaaataacatagaGCACTCAATGAATAAATCATATAGTTGGTTAAATGATTTTAGGATGGATACTTAAAACTCTTTTA
This genomic window contains:
- the LOC101258557 gene encoding probable carbohydrate esterase At4g34215; the protein is MKVKMKTILFNLSKKLQYACEEILLMLMFVFLLFYLRWITNHNYQHHLLITTRSTNKLNKQIFILAGQSNMAGQGGVHNFTWDGVIPRECQPNSNNILRLSVTTKWEIAHEPLNYAVDCLHNCGVGPGMAFANAILKQDPNFGVIGLVPCSKSGTGIHTWIRGNMPYDQLISRAKFSLKHGGTIRGLLWFHGESDTKDKYTARYYKAKVMKFIQDLRDDLKSPLLPVIVVVLRYPKEPFDRKFKFVNVVRQAQMDIDLPNVIKVDANDLPVESDGLHLTTQGQIQLGNRMAQAFLNTKFQSLKYDSNKIYHMNS
- the LOC101246709 gene encoding low-temperature-induced cysteine proteinase-like yields the protein MAIHLSALTISILVMVVSSAAVTSAAAEDMSIISYNEKHHTIGAGRTDDEVMSMYESWLVEHKKVYNALGEKDKRFQIFKDNLKYIDEHNAMPEKSYKLGLTKFADLTNEEYRSVYLGTKPDASRRLSSRQSDRYAPKVGDRLPESVDWVKKGVLVGVKDQGQCGSCWAFSAVAAIEAVNKIKTGDSISLSEQELVDCDTSSNNGCDGGLMDYAFEFVIKNGGLDTEEDYPYTGEDGRCDLTRKNAKVVTIDGYEDVPANDENAMKKAIASQPVSVAIEAGGKDFQHYKSGIFTGKCGAAVDHGVVAVGYGSENGMDYWIVRNSWGASWGEHGYLRMQRNIANPKGLCGIATVVSYPVKTGQNPPKPAPSPPSPVKPPTTCDDMYSCPSGTTCCCVYEYYHMCFAWGCCPMEGATCCKDHNSCCPHDYPVCNVKAGTCSISENNPLSVKAMSHILAKPIGSFSNQGMKNTIS